The Helicobacter pylori genome includes a window with the following:
- the lolA gene encoding LolA-like outer membrane lipoprotein chaperone translates to MKAFLKIVMVLIFVSVAYAKSLSTLSKEEEVLQHLQSFSAHFKQVLKNEKPLVYYGVLKAKAPNWALWVYEKPLKKEIYMNDKEVVIYEPNLFQATITPLKDKTDFFTILKRLKKQDDGSFQTTINKTTYRLVFKDGKPFSLEFKDEMNNLVTITFSQTEINPTIANEIFIFKPKDENIDIVRQ, encoded by the coding sequence ATGAAAGCTTTTTTAAAGATTGTAATGGTTTTGATTTTTGTGAGTGTTGCTTATGCTAAAAGCCTTTCAACCCTTTCTAAAGAAGAAGAGGTTTTGCAGCATTTGCAAAGTTTTAGTGCGCATTTCAAGCAGGTTTTAAAAAATGAAAAACCCTTAGTTTATTATGGGGTTTTAAAGGCTAAAGCCCCTAATTGGGCTTTATGGGTTTATGAAAAGCCTTTAAAAAAAGAAATTTACATGAACGATAAAGAAGTGGTAATTTATGAGCCTAATTTGTTTCAAGCGACTATTACGCCCTTAAAAGACAAGACGGATTTTTTCACCATTCTCAAGCGCTTGAAAAAGCAAGATGACGGATCTTTTCAAACGACTATCAACAAAACCACTTATCGTTTGGTTTTCAAAGACGGCAAGCCTTTTTCGCTAGAATTTAAAGATGAAATGAACAATCTTGTAACGATCACTTTTTCTCAAACAGAAATTAACCCCACCATCGCTAATGAAATCTTTATTTTTAAGCCTAAAGATGAAAACATTGATATTGTGCGCCAATGA